Proteins encoded together in one Otariodibacter oris window:
- a CDS encoding ABC transporter permease subunit, protein MLNKDPEQFRETEHVNQFFRLLRKDALALTSVYFFVLLLVLILLGHLIAPYDTNKEFIGLELLPPSWNNGGEIAHFMGTDDLGRDIFSRILHGFYYTAGSALLITLSVGVLGGIIGVFAVTKKSRSVFLLSHLFDTFLVTPILLIAIIIATLLEPSLTNACLAIFLAMLPHFIHKLYQTSQHELEREYVVTLRLDGAKRWDLIKDVIFPNLTVTVIKELSHIFVIATLDISALSFISLGAKSPTPEWGAMIRDSFELIYIAPWAVILPGLAITFVIFIVTMLGNGLVRVLKKYRY, encoded by the coding sequence ATGTTAAATAAAGATCCTGAACAATTTAGAGAAACAGAACATGTTAATCAATTCTTTAGGTTATTACGTAAAGATGCATTAGCATTAACGAGTGTCTATTTTTTTGTATTATTGCTGGTCTTAATCTTACTTGGGCATCTGATTGCTCCTTATGATACAAATAAAGAATTTATTGGCTTAGAATTGTTACCACCTTCCTGGAATAATGGTGGTGAGATTGCTCATTTTATGGGAACAGATGATCTTGGTAGAGATATCTTTAGCCGTATTCTACATGGTTTTTATTATACAGCTGGTTCAGCATTATTAATTACGCTCTCTGTTGGTGTATTAGGGGGCATTATTGGCGTATTTGCAGTAACAAAGAAAAGTCGATCTGTTTTTCTACTTAGTCATTTATTTGATACATTTTTGGTTACACCTATTTTGCTGATCGCCATTATTATTGCGACATTGTTAGAGCCTAGTTTAACTAATGCATGCTTGGCTATTTTTCTTGCCATGTTACCTCATTTTATTCATAAGCTTTACCAAACCTCACAACATGAATTAGAGCGGGAATACGTGGTGACATTAAGGCTAGATGGGGCGAAACGTTGGGATCTTATCAAAGATGTTATTTTCCCGAACTTAACCGTTACTGTAATCAAAGAGTTATCCCATATTTTTGTTATTGCTACATTGGATATTAGTGCACTGAGCTTTATCTCTTTAGGTGCTAAAAGTCCTACACCAGAGTGGGGAGCAATGATAAGAGACTCTTTTGAACTTATTTATATTGCACCATGGGCGGTTATTTTACCTGGTTTAGCAATTACCTTTGTTATATTTATCGTTACCATGTTAGGTAATGGCCTTGTTCGTGTATTAAAAAAATATCGGTATTAA
- a CDS encoding ABC transporter permease, protein MLLAALRKLFLTFITLVILSIISYNILLRDPLNNLFESDFSTYIDYVTNLLQGDWGISQTTGEPLVKQILDVFPATISLCIAVLILSLIVGVPLGFLSATLYKNPVGKILSTVASLSLALPVFWFAILMLSYASLNQWEISAIGEIHPIYYVEAITGVTFIDILLAESPYKLKMMQSALQHLALPTIVLAVPATLEMIRIIEQRTLYILQQNYIKIAQARGWSSFKIWKNHILRNTLLPLLPTIIRNITLTFAFAMLIENVISWGGIGRWMINALMIQDYHAISVGVITIGIFVLLVDLLASIVATLLDPSQKKDWYVK, encoded by the coding sequence ATGTTACTTGCTGCATTAAGAAAGTTATTTCTCACATTTATTACGTTAGTCATTCTTTCTATCATTAGTTACAACATCTTATTAAGAGATCCCTTGAATAATTTGTTTGAGAGTGATTTTTCCACTTATATCGATTATGTTACCAATTTATTACAGGGGGACTGGGGGATTAGTCAGACGACTGGGGAACCTTTAGTTAAGCAAATATTAGATGTCTTCCCTGCGACAATTTCCTTATGTATTGCCGTTTTAATTCTATCTTTAATTGTTGGTGTACCTTTGGGTTTTCTATCAGCGACATTATATAAAAATCCTGTAGGTAAAATTCTTTCAACAGTAGCTTCCTTAAGTTTGGCTTTACCTGTATTTTGGTTCGCAATCTTAATGCTTTCATATGCTTCGTTGAATCAATGGGAGATCTCCGCTATAGGTGAGATTCATCCTATATACTATGTTGAAGCAATTACTGGGGTGACTTTTATTGATATTTTACTGGCAGAATCGCCTTATAAATTAAAAATGATGCAAAGTGCATTACAGCATTTAGCCTTACCAACCATCGTTTTAGCCGTGCCAGCAACATTGGAAATGATTAGAATTATTGAACAAAGAACCTTGTATATATTGCAACAAAATTATATCAAAATAGCGCAAGCTAGAGGGTGGTCATCATTCAAAATTTGGAAAAATCATATTCTCAGAAATACGCTTTTACCTCTTCTTCCAACGATTATTCGCAATATTACCTTAACTTTTGCTTTTGCGATGTTAATTGAAAATGTGATTAGTTGGGGAGGAATAGGGCGTTGGATGATCAATGCGCTTATGATTCAAGATTATCATGCTATTTCTGTTGGTGTCATTACTATTGGGATATTTGTGTTGCTTGTCGATTTACTTGCAAGTATCGTCGCAACCTTATTAGACCCTTCACAGAAGAAGGATTGGTATGTTAAATAA